Below is a window of Streptomyces sp. ITFR-16 DNA.
CTGCAGACCTGCCGGGAGGCCGTGGAGTGGGCCCGGCGGGCCAAGGACCTGCGGTTGCAGGCCGCGCTGGAGCTCCGGCTCGCGGACACCCTCGACCGCCTCGGCGACCCCGCCGCGGCCGGTCTGCACAGGGGTGCGGCCGAGAGATTGCTGGGCGAGGAGAGCGCAGCCTACGAAATCCGTAGTGCGACGACAGAAAATTAATGCTTTGTAAGGCTAGACAGCGGGAAGCCCTTCATTAGACTGGCTCTGCCGCGGGTGTTCGCGGTGTCTCCATTTACGCTGCGTATATCCGGGTATGTACAGCCATGTCCGGACAACCCTCTGAGTCAAGGACCGTGATCGACGTGAAGGTCGGCATCCCCCGCGAAGTCAAGAACAACGAGTTCCGCGTGGCGATCACGCCTGCCGGTGTGCACGAGCTCGTCCGCCACGGCCACCAGGTCGTCGTCGAGGAGAACGCCGGAGCCGGCTCGTCCATCACGGACGAGGAGTACATCGCCGCCGGTGCGCGGATCCTCCCCACCGCCGACGAGGTCTGGGCCACCGCCGACCTGCTGCTGAAGGTCAAGGAGCCGGTCGCCGAGGAGTACCACCGCCTGCGCAAGGGCCAGACCCTCTTCACGTACCTGCACCTCGCCGCCTCCCGCGCGTGCACGGACGCGCTGCTGGAGTCCGGCACCACTGCCATCGCCTACGAGACCGTCGAGACCGCGAACCGCGCGCTGCCGCTGCTCGCCCCGATGTCCGAGGTCGCGGGCCGGCTGGCCCCGCAGGTCGGCGCCTACCACCTGATGCGCTCGGTCGGCGGCCGCGGTGTGCTGCCCGGCGGCGTCCCCGGTACGGCGGCCGGCCGCGCCGTCGTCATCGGCGGCGGTGTCTCCGGCTGGAACGCCACGCAGATCGCCGTCGGCCTCGGCTTCCACGTCACCCTGCTCGACAAGGACATCAACAAGCTCCGCGAGGCCGACAAGATCTTCGGCACCAAGGTGCAGACGGTCGTCTCCAACGCCTTCGAACTGGAGAAGGCCGTCGTCGAGGCCGACCTCGTCGTGGGTGCCGTGCTGATCCCCGGAGCGAAGGCCCCGAAGCTGGTCACCAACGAGCTCGTCGCCAAGATGAAGCCCGGAAGTGTACTTGTCGACATTGCAATTGATCAGGGCGGTTGCTTCGAGGACTCGCACCCGACGACGCACGCCGAGCCGACCTTCATGGTTCACGACTCGGTCTTCTACTGCGTCGCGAACATGCCGGGCGCGGTGCCCAACACCTCGACGTACGCCCTCACCAACGCGACGCTGCCCTACATCGTGGAGCTCGCGAACCGGGGCTGGGCCGACGCGCTGCGCCGTGACGCCGCACTCGCCAAGGGCCTCAACACCCATGACGGGCAGGTCGTTTACCGCGAGGTGGCCGAGGCGCACGGTCTCGACCACGTCGAACTGAGCACGCTCATCGGCTGACGGGTCAACCCTCCGGGTCAACCTCGCGCGTCCGGCCGGACCTTGCCGAGCAAGGTCCGGCCGGACGCGTGTCGGGCCCTCCCCGGGCCCCGCGCAACTCGCCTCGAACGTAACCGTTTAACCGATTCGTGCACCCGCGAAAAGTGTGCACGGAGGGTTGCGCGCCCTTGACATCGGGGCGTTCGATTGCCGACACATCGGGCCGGGTCCGGCGGATTGTGTTGCTGCGGACCGGTGACACGCCATAGAGTCGCCAATCGTCGGCATGGTGCCACGCTGACCTATCGATAAGTTTCCTGGTCACGTCCAAGGAGGTAAGACGACTTGTGAATGAGTCGACATTTACTCCCGGGGGTGTTCAACCAGGGATGCCTGCACGGGGCCAGAGCCCGAACGGGCTGGAGGCTGTCGGCTCCGTCGCTGTCCGCACCTTCTCCACCCACCAGCACATGACGACAGCCCCCCAGATGATGGACGGCCTACACGTGAACGCCATGGCCGGCAACGAGAGCGGCCGGGACACCGCCCGCCTCGCCGACTTCGAGGAAGCGCCCCAGGGGCACTTCTACGACCCCGACGCCGAGTACGAGCCCGATCCGGAGTACGCGGCCACCCTCGCGCCCGACGCCGCACGGCAGCGCCGCGAGCGGATCGGCCCCACCGGCCGGCCCCTGCCCTACTTCCCGATCCCGGGCCCGCTGACCGATCACGGCCCCGCGAAGATCATCGCGATGTGCAACCAGAAGGGCGGCGTCGGCAAGACCACGTCGACCATCAACCTGGGCGCCGCGCTCGCCGAGTACGGACGACGTGTGCTGCTCGTCGACTTCGACCCGCAGGGAGCCCTGTCGGTCGGCCTCGGCGTCAACCCGATGGAGCTCGACCTCACCGTCTACAACCTGCTCATGGAGCGGGGCATGGCGGCCGACGAGGTCCTGCTCAAGACCGCGGTCCCCAACATGGACCTGCTGCCCAGCAACATCGACCTCTCCGCGGCCGAGGTGCAGCTCGTCAGCGAGGTCGCCCGCGAGTCCACGCTCCAGCGCGCCCTGAAGCCGCTGATGGCCGACTACGACTACATCGTGATCGACTGTCAGCCCTCGCTCGGCCTGCTCACCGTGAACGCGCTGACCGCCGCGCACAAGGTGATAGTGCCGCTCGAGTGCGAGTTCTTCGCGCTGCGCGGTGTGGCGCTGCTCACCGAGACCATCGAGAAGGTCCAGGAGCGGCTCAACCCCGACCTGGAGCTCGACGGCATCCTCGCCACCATGTACGACTCCCGCACGGTGCACAGCCGTGAGGTCCTGGCGCGCGTCGTCGAGGCCTTCGACGATCACGTCTACCACACGGTCATCGGGCGCACGGTCCGCTTCCCGGAGACCACGGTCGCCGGTGAGCCCATCACCACCTACGCATCCAACTCGGTCGGTGCCGCCGCCTATCGCCAGCTCGCCAGGGAGGTGCTCGCCCGGTGTCACGCCGAGTGAGTCTGCCCGGGGCCGACGAACTGTTCCGTACCACCGGGGGGATGGGGCTGCAGTCCTCGTCCCCCGCGGAGCGGCGGCGCAAGGCGAACGGCGAGGCCCGGGTGCCCGCTCCGGCCGGCGAGAACGAACCCGGGGCGGACGCGCCGGGGGAGGGCTCCGAGGCCCCCGCCGACGCGGCGGCCCGCACCGCGCGGGAGGAGCACTCCGCGGCGGACGCCGACGCGGGCGACTCGCGCAGCCGCGCCGGTGAGAACGGCCGGGTCGCGGTGGCCGCCCAGGCCGGGCGCCGCCCGCAGCAGCCGTCCGCCCAGGAGCCGGTGCCCGCCCCCGTCGTGCAGCAGCAGCGCAGGCGCGGCGGCGGCCGCGGGGCGAACCGGCGGCCCAGCGGCCGGGAGCGCCACGACGAGAAGATCACGGTCTACGTCTCCGCCGAGGAACTCATGGACCTCGAACACGCGCGGCTCGTGCTGCGTGGTGAGCACGGTCTGGCCGTGGACCGCGGCCGGATCGTCCGCGAGGCGGTCGCCGTCGTGCTCGCGGACCTGGAGTCGCGCGGCGACGCGAGCATTCTCGTACGGCGGCTGCGCGGCCGCTGAGCGGTGCGGCGCCGGTAGCCTGCCCGGAGAGGGGCGCGCCGGTTCGGCCCTTCCCGTCCGGGCCGCCGCCCGCCGCCGAGTCCCGCCGCACCCTGGATCTCCATGCCGACACCCGACCAGCCCGCCCGCACCGCCCGCCGCCCGCTGGGCCGCGGGCCGGGGGGCCACGGGGACAGCGCGGCCGGTCCCGGACCCGCGACGCCGGCGCCCGAGCCCGTACCCGTATCCGCTCCCGTTCCGGACGTCGCGCCGGAGGAGCCCGCGCCCGGGCCCGAAGGCCCGCCCGAGGCCGCCGCCGAGCCCGATGACGGGCGGTTCACCGTGCGGCTCGCGAACTTCGAGGGGCCCTTCGATCTGCTGCTCCAGCTCATCTCCAAGCACAAGCTGGATGTGACCGAGGTCGCCCTGTCCAAGGTCACCGACGAGTTCATGGCCCATATCCGGGCCATGGGGCCGGACTGGGACCTGGACCAGACGACCGAGTTCCTGGTCGTCGCGGCGACGCTGCTGGACCTGAAGGCCGCCCGGCTGCTGCCCGCCGCCGAGGTCGAGGACGAGGCGGACCTGGCGCTGCTCGAAGCCCGGGACCTGCTCTTCGCGCGGCTGCTCCAGTACCGCGCGTACAAACGCATCGCCGAGATCTTCAGCGACCGTCTCGAATCGGAGGGCCGCCGCTTCCCCCGTACCGTCGGGCTGGAGCCGCACCACGCCGAGCTGCTGCCGGACGTCGTCATCAGCATCGGGGCGGAGGGCTTCGCCCGGCTGGCCGTCAAGGCGATGCAGCCGAGGCCCAGGCCGCAGGTGTACGTCGACCACATCCACGCCCCGCTGGTCAGCGTGCGCGAGCAGGCCGGGATCGTGGTGGCGCGGGTGCGCGAGGCGGGCGAGCTGAGCTTCCGGGCGCTGACCGAGGACGCACCGGACACCCTCACCGTCGTCGCCCGTTTCCTGGCCCTGCTGGAGCTCTACCGGGAGAAGGCCGTCGCCCTGGACCAGGACGAGGCGCTGGGCGAGCTCATGGTGCGCTGGGCCGGGGGAGAGGGCGCCGAGCCCACCGTGACGGACGAGTTCGACCAGGAGGCACCGGACGTGCGCGACGAGCGACAGGAAGTGACGCCATGAGCGAGCAGGACCCCACCGGCTCCGCCGTCGCGGACCTCGACCTCAAGCCCGCGCTGGAGGCCGTCCTGATGGTCGTCGACGAGCCCGCCACCGAGGAACACCTGGCCAAGGTGCTGGCGCGGCCCCGGCGGGCGGTGGCCGATGCGCTGCGGGAGCTGGCCGACGAGTACACGGTGCAGCGGCGCGGCTTCGACCTCAGGCTGGTCGCGGGCGGCTGGCGCTTCTACACCCGGCCCGAGTACGCGGCGGCGGTCGAGGGCTTCGTGCTGGACGGCCAGCACGCCCGGCTCACCCAGGCGGCGCTGGAGACCCTCGCGGTGGTCGCGTACCGCCAGCCGGTGAGCCGTTCCAGGGTCTCGGCGGTGCGCGGAGTGAACTGTGACGGGGTCATGCGGACCCTCCTGCAGAGGGGCCTGGTCGAGGAAGCGGGCGCGGAACCCGAAACAGGTGCGATCCTGTACAGGACGACGAACTACTTTCTGGAGCGGATGGGCCTGCGCGGCCTGGATGAGCTCCCGGAGCTCGCGCCCTTCCTCCCCGAGGCGGACGCGATCGAGGCTGAGACGCTAGAGGGTGTGCCGTCGTTCGATCCGGACGCACCGGACACCCCGGATACTCACGCAGACGACAAGACGGATTTTTGATGCGAAGCAGTGGCAGGAACAGCGGAAGCGGCAGCGGTAGCAGCGGCGGCGGCAGGAGCGGCGGCAGGGGCGGTGGCAGCGGCGGTGGCAGCGGCGGCGGCCGGAGCAGCAGGAACAACACCGGCAGCGGCAGGAACAGCAACCCGAACCCCCGGACCTCCGGGTCCGGCCGCGACGACAAGCAGGAGCAGCGCCCCCGCCGGCCCCGCCCCGAGGAGCGCCGCTACGACGTGGGCAACGACAAGCCGGGCGGCGACGGCGGCACCCGCAAGGGCCGCGGTGCAGCCGCGCGAGGCGGTGCCAAGGGCGGTCCGAAGAGCCCGCAGAGCGGTTCCCGGAGCAGCGGCCGGCGCGCGCCGTACGGCGCCCCGGCCCGCCCGCGCGAGCTGGACGCCAAGATCGAGCAGCGCAACCGCGACCGGTACGCGGACAAGCCGGAGATCAAGACGCCCAAGACCCACCCGGGCGCCGAGCAGGAGGGCGAGCGGCTGCAGAAGGTCCTCGCCCGGGCCGGCATGGGCTCGCGCCGCGCGTGCGAGGAGCTGATCGAGCAGTCCCGCGTCGAGGTGAACGGCGAGATCGTCGTCGAGCAGGGCATGCGCGTCGATGTGCACCACGACGAGATCAAGGTCGACGGGCTGACCGTCGCGACCCAGTCGTACCTGTTCTTCGCGCTGAACAAGCCGGCCGGTGTCGTCTCCTCCATGGAGGACCCGGACGGCCGCCAGTGCCTCGGTGACTACGTCACCAATCGTGAGACGCGTCTCTTCCACGTCGGCCGGCTGGACACCGAGACCGAGGGCATCATCATGCTCACCAACCACGGCGAGCTGGCCCACCGTCTCACCCACCCCAAGTACGGCGTGAAGAAGACCTACCTGGCGGCCATCCAGGGCCCGCTCCCGCGCGACCTGGGCAAGCGGCTCAAGGACGGCATCCAGCTGGAGGACGGGTACGCCCGCGCCGACCACTTCCGCGTCGTCGAGAACACCGGAAAGAACTACCTCGTCGAGGTGACCCTCCACGAGGGCCGCAAGCACATCGTCCGCCGGATGCTGGCCGAGGCCGGCTTCCCGGTCGAGCGGCTGGTGCGGACGTCGTTCGGGCCGATCCCGCTGGGCGACCAGAAGTCGGGCTGGCTGCGCCGGCTCACCAACACCGAAGTGGGCATGCTGATGCGCGAGGTCGGTCTGTAGACCGCACGCCCCACCGATCACGGCCCGCGGCCGGTTCCCGGATCCGGAATCCTCCGGAAGGGAACCGGCCGCGGGCCTTTCGCATGCCCCGCCGAACCTTTATAGTCAGAATGACTATTAAGGAGGCGGGCGTGAGTCTCGCGGACATACTCGATCCCTTGCAGCAACCCCTGGTGACGGTCCTGGACACCCCGGTCAGCTGGACCGAGGTGCTGGGCTTCGGCAGCGGCGCGCTGTGCGTCTGGCTCGTGGCCCGCCAGCACCTCGCCAACTGGCCGATCGGCATCGCCAACAACCTCTTCTTCATCCTGCTGTTCACCCAGTCCGGGCTGTACGCCGACGCCGGACTCCAGATCGTCTTCATCGCCCTTGCCGCGTACGGCTGGTGGACCTGGACCCACGGGGGTGGACCAGGGACGGACCGCCTGCCGGTGCGGCGCACGACACGCACCGAGTGGACCTGGCTGCTCGCGGCAGGGGCGGTGGGGACCCTCGTGCTGACGGTCCTGCTGGACCGGGCCACCGATTCGACGGTGCCCGTCTGGGACGGCCTGACGACCGCCCTGTCGCTGGCCGCCACCTACGGTCAGTGCCGCAAGCTCGTCGAGTCGTGGTGGCTCTGGATCGCCGCCGATGTGGTCTACATCCCGCTGTACGCGTACAAGGAGCTCTATCTGACCTCGCTGCTGTACGCCGGCTTCCTGACGCTGTGCCTGTTCGGACTGCGCAACTGGCGGCGCGACCTCGCCGTTCGCACCCCCGGGGCCATGGAGGCCGTGGCATGAGGCGCTTCGCGCACGGACTGGTGCTCGGCAAGTTCTATCCGCCGCACGCCGGCCACCACCACCTCGTCCGCACCGCCCGGGACCGCTGCGAGCGGCTGACCGTGCTGGTCTGCGCCGCCTCCGTGGAGTCCGTGCCGCTGGCCGACCGGGTCGCCTGGATGCGGGAGGCGCACCCGGACGTCACGGTGGTGGGAGCCATGGACGACACCCGCATGGATCTGCACGACCCGGCGGTCTGGGACGCGCACATGGCCGTCTTCACCGGTGCGGTGCCCGAGCCCGTGGACGCCGTCTTCACCTCCGAGTCGTACGGGGACGAACTCGCCCGCCGCTTCGGTGCCGAGTCCGTCTGCGTCGACCCGGACCGCACCGCCTTCCCGGTCTCCGGCACCGCCGTCCGCGCGGACCCGGCCGGCTGCTGGGACTTCCTCGAAGCACCGGTCCGCGCGGCGCTCACCCGCCGCGTCGTCGTCCTGGGCGCGGAGTCCACCGGCACCACCACGCTGGCCCGCGCCCTCGCCGCCCACTACCGGCGGCGCGGCGGCGTCTGGGCACGGACGGGGTACGTCGCGGAGTACGGGCGCGAGTTCAGCGAACAGAAGCTGGCCGCGCTGCGTGCCCGGTGGCCCGAGGCGCAGTGGGAGGACGTCACCTTCGGCACCGACGACTTCCCGATGATCGCCGAGGCCCAGAACGCCCGCGAGGAGGCTGCGGCCCGCGCCGGCTCGCCGGTGCTCGTCTGCGACACGGACTCCTTCGCCACGACCGTCTGGCACGAGCGGTACGTCGGCGGACGCAACCCGCTCGTCGAGCGGACGGCCGACCGCCTCACCCACCACCTCTGGCTGCTCACCGACCACGAGGGCGTCGACTTCGAGGACGACGGGCTGCGGGACGGCGAGGAGCTGCGGCCCTGGATGACCGACCGCTTCCGGGCCGAACTCACCCGTACCGGAAGGACGTTCATCGAGGTGACCGGAAGTCGTGAGGAACGCCTCGCGCGGGCCGTCGAGGCCGTCGACGCGCTGCTCGCCGAGGGCTGGGACTTCGCCGCACCCCTTCCGGAGCGGCGATGAGCGCCGTGGCCCCCGAGGGCTACGACCCGCACGCCTTCGAGCCCTTCGCGGTCACCGTCGACCTGGCCGTCTTCACGGTCCGGGCCGCCCGGCTGCACGTCCTGCTCGTCGAGCGGGGCGCGGAGCCCTACCGGGGCCGCTGGGCGCTCCCCGGCGGCTTCGTCCTGCCCCGCGAGTCGGCCGGCACCGCGGCCCGCCGGGAGCTGGCCGAGGAGACCGGGCTCTCCGGGGACACCGTCACGGGCCTGCACCTGGAGCAGTTGCGCACCTACAGCGACCCGGACCGCGACCCGAGGATGCGCGTCGTCTCCGTCGCCTACACGGCGCTCGTGCCCGACCCGCCCGAACCGCGCGGCGGCGGCGACGCGGCCGGGGCGCGCTGGTGGGACACCGGCACGCTCGGGCCGCTCGCCTTCGACCACGACCGCATCCTCGCCGACGCCCGGGACCGGATCGGCGCCAAGCTCGAGTACACCTGCCTCGCCACGGCGTTCTGCCCGCCCGCCTTCACCCTGGGGGAGCTCCAGCAGGTGTACGAGACGGTCTGGGGCGTCGAGCTGGACCGGCCCAACTTCCGCCGCAAGGTCCTCGCCACGCCCGGCTTCGTCCAGCCGGCCGAAGGGGCGCCGCGCAGGACCGGCGGACGCGGGAAACCGGCCGCCCTCTACCGGGCGGGCGACGCCACCGCCCTGCACCCTCCGCTGCTGCGACCCGAAGGACGGACCACATGACCGCGACCCGCACATCCAGGGCGGCCACCGGCGCGCTGACCGGGCTCGCGCTCGGCGACGCGCTCGGCTTCCCGACCGAGTTCAACGACGTGCCGTCGATCCTCGCCAAGTCCGGACCGTGGCGCGAGATGGAGCTGCCGAAGCCCGCCTTCGTCACCGACGACACCCAGATGACCCTGGCCCTGGGCCGGGGCATCCGCACCGCCATGGACAGCGGACTGCTCACCCCCGAGCGGCTGGTGGGGCCGGTGCGCGCCGAGTTCGTCGCCTGGTACCACTCGCCCGAGAACAACCGCGCCCCCGGCCGCACCTGCCTGGAAGCCTGTGAACTGCTCGACAGCGACCGGCCCTGGCAGGAGGCCAGCCGGACCGGCTCCAAGGGCTGCGGCGCCAACATGCGCGTCGCGCCCCTCGGCCTGGTGCCCGGCCTCAGCGACGAGCAGCGCGCCGGGGCCGCCCAGCTCCAGTCCGCCCTCACGCACGGCCACCCGACGGCGCTGGCCGCCTCCGACCTGATGGCCCACGCGGTGTTCCTGCTCGCGCACGGTGCCGAACCCCTCGGCCTGATCGGCCAGTTGCGCTCCTACGCGTACGAGAACCGCGGCCGCTACCTCACCCGGTGGCTCGGCGACCTGTGGCGCCACACGCACGACGCCTCGCCCGAGGCGTTCATCAGCCGGGGCTGGGACGAGTGCCTGGCCGCGCTGGAGAGGGTCCGGGACGCCCTGCTCGACCCGTCGCCGGAGACCGACCCCTGCGAGCGGACCGGGGACGGCTGGATCGCCGAGGAGGCCCTCGCCACCGCCCTGCACTGCTTCCTGCTCTTCCCCGGCGAGCCCGTCACCGCCCTGCGCCGGGCCGCCTGCACCCGGGGCGACTCGGACTCGATCGCCTGCCTGACCGGTGCGCTGGCCGGTGCGCATCTGGGGGCCGGGGCCTGGCCCGACGCGTGGTCGGAGCGGATCGAGTACCGGAGCGACCTGCTGTCGCTCGGGGCCCTCTGGGACGCTTGAGCCATGCCTTCGGACACCACGCTCCTGCGGGAGGCCGGCCTGCCGGTCACCGACCTCGCCCCGGTCCTCGCCGGGGAACGCCATCCGCTGCTGTTCGCCACCGTCTCCGGGGCCCATCTGTACGGGTTCCCGTCCCGGGACTCGGACGTGGACCTGCGCGGGGTCCATCTGCTGCCCGCCGAGGACCTCCTCGGGCTCCGTGAACCCGAGGAGACCAGCTCGCGGATGTGGGACCGGGACGGCGTGGAGATGGACCTCGTCACCCATGACCTGCGCAAGTTCGTCCGGCTGATGCTGAAGCCGAACGGCTATGTGCTGGAACAGCTGCTCTCGCCGCTGGTCGTGCACACGACCGCGCCGCACACCGAACTGGCCGCCCTCGCACCGGGCGTCCTCACCCGCAACCACGCCCACCACTACCGGGGGTTCGCCCACACCCAGTGGCGGCTCTTCGAGCGGACCGGTGAGCTCAAGCCGCTGCTCTACACCTTCCGGGCGCTGCTCACCGGCATCCATCTGATGCGCGCCGGCGAGGTGGTCGCCCATCTGCCGACGCTCCTCACGCAGGTGACGGCGCCCGCCTACCTCCCGGGTCTGATCGCGGCCAAGGCCGAGGCGGAGCACCTGGGCGCCGACGGGGTGGAGAAGGAGGCGGCGGCCCGGGACGTCGAGGCACTGCACGGGGCCCTCGACGCGGCGCAAACGGCTTCCGCGCTGCCGGAGCGGCCCGGCGGCTTCGACGCGCTGCACGACTTCGTGGTGCGCGCCCGGCTCGCCCCGGTCTCAGCCGGCTGAACCGGACGCGGCGGCCAGCGCGGACGCCCGCCGGGTGCGGATCAGGAAGTCCTCGACCCGTGCCCGGTCCGGTTCGGCCGGCAGCG
It encodes the following:
- the ald gene encoding alanine dehydrogenase, whose product is MKVGIPREVKNNEFRVAITPAGVHELVRHGHQVVVEENAGAGSSITDEEYIAAGARILPTADEVWATADLLLKVKEPVAEEYHRLRKGQTLFTYLHLAASRACTDALLESGTTAIAYETVETANRALPLLAPMSEVAGRLAPQVGAYHLMRSVGGRGVLPGGVPGTAAGRAVVIGGGVSGWNATQIAVGLGFHVTLLDKDINKLREADKIFGTKVQTVVSNAFELEKAVVEADLVVGAVLIPGAKAPKLVTNELVAKMKPGSVLVDIAIDQGGCFEDSHPTTHAEPTFMVHDSVFYCVANMPGAVPNTSTYALTNATLPYIVELANRGWADALRRDAALAKGLNTHDGQVVYREVAEAHGLDHVELSTLIG
- a CDS encoding ParA family protein codes for the protein MPARGQSPNGLEAVGSVAVRTFSTHQHMTTAPQMMDGLHVNAMAGNESGRDTARLADFEEAPQGHFYDPDAEYEPDPEYAATLAPDAARQRRERIGPTGRPLPYFPIPGPLTDHGPAKIIAMCNQKGGVGKTTSTINLGAALAEYGRRVLLVDFDPQGALSVGLGVNPMELDLTVYNLLMERGMAADEVLLKTAVPNMDLLPSNIDLSAAEVQLVSEVARESTLQRALKPLMADYDYIVIDCQPSLGLLTVNALTAAHKVIVPLECEFFALRGVALLTETIEKVQERLNPDLELDGILATMYDSRTVHSREVLARVVEAFDDHVYHTVIGRTVRFPETTVAGEPITTYASNSVGAAAYRQLAREVLARCHAE
- a CDS encoding ScpA family protein; translated protein: MPTPDQPARTARRPLGRGPGGHGDSAAGPGPATPAPEPVPVSAPVPDVAPEEPAPGPEGPPEAAAEPDDGRFTVRLANFEGPFDLLLQLISKHKLDVTEVALSKVTDEFMAHIRAMGPDWDLDQTTEFLVVAATLLDLKAARLLPAAEVEDEADLALLEARDLLFARLLQYRAYKRIAEIFSDRLESEGRRFPRTVGLEPHHAELLPDVVISIGAEGFARLAVKAMQPRPRPQVYVDHIHAPLVSVREQAGIVVARVREAGELSFRALTEDAPDTLTVVARFLALLELYREKAVALDQDEALGELMVRWAGGEGAEPTVTDEFDQEAPDVRDERQEVTP
- the scpB gene encoding SMC-Scp complex subunit ScpB; its protein translation is MSEQDPTGSAVADLDLKPALEAVLMVVDEPATEEHLAKVLARPRRAVADALRELADEYTVQRRGFDLRLVAGGWRFYTRPEYAAAVEGFVLDGQHARLTQAALETLAVVAYRQPVSRSRVSAVRGVNCDGVMRTLLQRGLVEEAGAEPETGAILYRTTNYFLERMGLRGLDELPELAPFLPEADAIEAETLEGVPSFDPDAPDTPDTHADDKTDF
- a CDS encoding pseudouridine synthase; the encoded protein is MRSSGRNSGSGSGSSGGGRSGGRGGGSGGGSGGGRSSRNNTGSGRNSNPNPRTSGSGRDDKQEQRPRRPRPEERRYDVGNDKPGGDGGTRKGRGAAARGGAKGGPKSPQSGSRSSGRRAPYGAPARPRELDAKIEQRNRDRYADKPEIKTPKTHPGAEQEGERLQKVLARAGMGSRRACEELIEQSRVEVNGEIVVEQGMRVDVHHDEIKVDGLTVATQSYLFFALNKPAGVVSSMEDPDGRQCLGDYVTNRETRLFHVGRLDTETEGIIMLTNHGELAHRLTHPKYGVKKTYLAAIQGPLPRDLGKRLKDGIQLEDGYARADHFRVVENTGKNYLVEVTLHEGRKHIVRRMLAEAGFPVERLVRTSFGPIPLGDQKSGWLRRLTNTEVGMLMREVGL
- the pnuC gene encoding nicotinamide riboside transporter PnuC, whose translation is MSLADILDPLQQPLVTVLDTPVSWTEVLGFGSGALCVWLVARQHLANWPIGIANNLFFILLFTQSGLYADAGLQIVFIALAAYGWWTWTHGGGPGTDRLPVRRTTRTEWTWLLAAGAVGTLVLTVLLDRATDSTVPVWDGLTTALSLAATYGQCRKLVESWWLWIAADVVYIPLYAYKELYLTSLLYAGFLTLCLFGLRNWRRDLAVRTPGAMEAVA
- a CDS encoding AAA family ATPase produces the protein MRRFAHGLVLGKFYPPHAGHHHLVRTARDRCERLTVLVCAASVESVPLADRVAWMREAHPDVTVVGAMDDTRMDLHDPAVWDAHMAVFTGAVPEPVDAVFTSESYGDELARRFGAESVCVDPDRTAFPVSGTAVRADPAGCWDFLEAPVRAALTRRVVVLGAESTGTTTLARALAAHYRRRGGVWARTGYVAEYGREFSEQKLAALRARWPEAQWEDVTFGTDDFPMIAEAQNAREEAAARAGSPVLVCDTDSFATTVWHERYVGGRNPLVERTADRLTHHLWLLTDHEGVDFEDDGLRDGEELRPWMTDRFRAELTRTGRTFIEVTGSREERLARAVEAVDALLAEGWDFAAPLPERR
- a CDS encoding NUDIX domain-containing protein; the protein is MSAVAPEGYDPHAFEPFAVTVDLAVFTVRAARLHVLLVERGAEPYRGRWALPGGFVLPRESAGTAARRELAEETGLSGDTVTGLHLEQLRTYSDPDRDPRMRVVSVAYTALVPDPPEPRGGGDAAGARWWDTGTLGPLAFDHDRILADARDRIGAKLEYTCLATAFCPPAFTLGELQQVYETVWGVELDRPNFRRKVLATPGFVQPAEGAPRRTGGRGKPAALYRAGDATALHPPLLRPEGRTT
- a CDS encoding ADP-ribosylglycohydrolase family protein, with amino-acid sequence MTATRTSRAATGALTGLALGDALGFPTEFNDVPSILAKSGPWREMELPKPAFVTDDTQMTLALGRGIRTAMDSGLLTPERLVGPVRAEFVAWYHSPENNRAPGRTCLEACELLDSDRPWQEASRTGSKGCGANMRVAPLGLVPGLSDEQRAGAAQLQSALTHGHPTALAASDLMAHAVFLLAHGAEPLGLIGQLRSYAYENRGRYLTRWLGDLWRHTHDASPEAFISRGWDECLAALERVRDALLDPSPETDPCERTGDGWIAEEALATALHCFLLFPGEPVTALRRAACTRGDSDSIACLTGALAGAHLGAGAWPDAWSERIEYRSDLLSLGALWDA
- a CDS encoding DNA polymerase beta superfamily protein, which produces MPSDTTLLREAGLPVTDLAPVLAGERHPLLFATVSGAHLYGFPSRDSDVDLRGVHLLPAEDLLGLREPEETSSRMWDRDGVEMDLVTHDLRKFVRLMLKPNGYVLEQLLSPLVVHTTAPHTELAALAPGVLTRNHAHHYRGFAHTQWRLFERTGELKPLLYTFRALLTGIHLMRAGEVVAHLPTLLTQVTAPAYLPGLIAAKAEAEHLGADGVEKEAAARDVEALHGALDAAQTASALPERPGGFDALHDFVVRARLAPVSAG